The Chiloscyllium plagiosum isolate BGI_BamShark_2017 chromosome 43, ASM401019v2, whole genome shotgun sequence genome includes a window with the following:
- the krt18a.1 gene encoding keratin, type I cytoskeletal 18 has product MSFRNYSSLSTHSGSMSLRRSMPLQSSASSIAGFGHRMSVSRVSMARPVGMAAGANFSVGGVSNQKEAMQSLNDRLASYLEKVRSLEAANAKLEVQIKEHLESREASVRDWAIYEKPLSDLRKEVYEMTIENARLVLQIDNARLAADDFRVKWESELSIRQSVENDINGLRKVIDDTNIGRLQLESEIESLKEELIYIRKNHDDEVKALRSQVTGSSVQVEVDSPQGPDLAKTIAEIRKQYEEVAQKNKDDAENWYKSQIDSYKIEVEHNAEELQGSKAQVTELHHQIQSLDVELESLLSKKNSLEGTLKDTELRYDMELQSLNGMIAKLEGDLFQIRSDMQTQVREYENLLNVKMKLEAEIATYKHLLDGEDINALVESTSGATSQTIKKTVVTTQKLMDGKVISDETVRIN; this is encoded by the exons ATGAGTTTCCGAAATTATTCCTCGCTGTCCACCCACAGTGGTTCTATGTCCCTGCGGAGGTCCATGCCCCTGCAGTCCAGTGCGAGCAGCATCGCTGGCTTCGGCCACAGGATGTCGGTGAGCCGGGTATCGATGGCCCGGCCTGTGGGCATGGCCGCCGGGGCCAACTTCAGTGTCGGCGGGGTCAGCAACCAGAAGGAGGCCATGCAGAGCCTGAACGACCGGCTGGCCAGCTACCTGGAGAAAGTGCGCAGCTTGGAAGCGGCCAACGCCAAGCTGGAGGTGCAGATCAAGGAGCACTTGGAGTCCAGGGAAGCCAGCGTCCGAGACTGGGCCATCTACGAGAAGCCGCTCAGTGACCTCCGCAAAGAG GTCTATGAGATGACCATCGAAAATGCTCGTTTGGTACTTCAGATCGATAATGCTCGTCTGGCTGCTGACGATTTCAGGGTGAA GTGGGAGTCTGAGCTGAGCATCAGGCAGTCTGTGGAGAACGACATCAACGGACTGCGCAAAGTCATTGACGACACCAACATCGGGCGCCTGCAACTGGAGAGTGAGATCGAGTCTCTCAAGGAGGAGCTCATCTACATTCGGAAGAACCACGATGAT GAAGTTAAAGCTCTGCGCTCCCAGGTCACTGGCTCCAGTGTGCAGGTTGAAGTGGACTCCCCTCAGGGCCCAGATCTGGCTAAGACCATTGCTGAGATCAGAAAGCAATATGAGGAGGTGGCACAGAAAAACAAGGATGATGCGGAGAACTGGTACAAGAGCCAG ATAGATAGCTACAAAATTGAAGTTGAACACAATGCTGAAGAACTGCAAGGTTCAAAGGCACAAGTCACTGAACTGCACCATCAGATACAGTCTCTGGATGTTGAGCTGGAGAGTCTCCTGAGCAAG aAAAACTCATTGGAAGGCACTCTCAAAGACACAGAACTGAGATATGACATGGAGCTGCAAAGCCTAAATGGCATGATTGCCAAACTGGAGGGAGATCTGTTTCAGATCCGGAGTGATATGCAGACCCAGGTCAGAGAATATGAAAACCTTTTGAACGTGAAGATGAAACTCGAGGCTGAAATAGCAACATACAAACACCTGCTGGATGGGGAAGATATCAA CGCACTTGTTGAGTCAACCTCAG GTGCCACCTCACAAACTATCAAGAAGACTGTCGTCACCACTCAGAAACTCATGGATGGCAAAGTGATATCTGACGAGACAGTCCGCATTAACTAA